The Polyangium aurulentum genomic interval GAGCGCTACGTCGACAAGGGTGGACTGCTCGTGGTGAACCACCCCTTCAGCACGCCGCTCGAATCGACGGTGGCGATCGCGCGCGCCAACCTCTCGTGGCGCCCGTTCACCGCCAAGGGGCCCTTCCCCTCCGAGATCCAGGCCCTCGCGCGCCTCGCGCAGGGCTACGAGGCGTACAACTTCGCGATCACCGAGCTGCGCGATCGATTCCTCCTCGCCGACAGCGAGCATTCGATCTCCCGGATCCTGGCCCGCATGGATCAGGAGAGCGTCGAGAAGAAGCGGCGGCTCATTCCGGTGGGCGGCAGCGACAGCCACTCGCATTACCTGCGCGCGTCGACCTTCGTGCTGAGCAAGACCCGCAGCCAGGAGGGGATCCGCGAGGCGCTCGCCGCGGGCCGCGTCTGCGTGCGCAGCCGTGATGCGTGCTCGCTCGAGGTGCGGGCGGGTGAAGGGGCGTGGAGTGCGCTCGGCTCGTCCGTGCGCGGCTCCGTGGTCGAGGCGCGCGTGGGCGGCGATTCGCAGGACATCGAGCTGTTCGTCAATGGCACCGCCGTCGCGCAGCCTGCTGCGGGCGAGACGGTGAAGGTCCAGGTCCCCGCGGACAAGTGCTCGGTCATCCGCGCGCGGGTCGGCGAGGGCTACTCGGGGGGCGTGTACGCGAATTGCGATCTCGCCGAGGGCGGCTGAGCCGGGCTGTTTTGCCGGCGAGCGTGGCTTTCGTGTTCTCGCTCGAGGAGACGGGCGGCGGGCGGCCTATTTCCGATCCCAGTCGTCGATGCCGCCGACGTTCGTGACCTGCGTGTAACCCGCCTCGACGAGCGCCGTCTTCGCGCGCGCCGAGCGCCCGCCCGTCTGGCAATACACGACGATGGGCTTGTTCTTGTCGCCGCCCGTGAGCTTTTCGACCTCGGCGAGGCGCCCGCCGAGATCGCCCACGGGGATGTTCACGGCCCCGTCGAGGTGGCGCTCGCCATACTCCTCGGTCGTGCGCA includes:
- a CDS encoding rhodanese-like domain-containing protein, coding for MRQSTTTSLLLLLLALPLAPACSKETPPAPPAAGGAQGKAALPDRDPALARRLVGEGAVLLDVRTTEEYGERHLDGAVNIPVGDLGGRLAEVEKLTGGDKNKPIVVYCQTGGRSARAKTALVEAGYTQVTNVGGIDDWDRK